From a single Piliocolobus tephrosceles isolate RC106 chromosome 21, ASM277652v3, whole genome shotgun sequence genomic region:
- the LOC111530244 gene encoding LOW QUALITY PROTEIN: killer cell immunoglobulin-like receptor 3DL3 (The sequence of the model RefSeq protein was modified relative to this genomic sequence to represent the inferred CDS: inserted 1 base in 1 codon): MSLMVVSMACVGFFLLQRAWSHVESQDKPFLSAWPSAVVPQGEHVSLRCHSHLGFTIFSLYKEDGVPAPELYNRRFWNNILLGPVTPAHAGTYRCRGSHMHSPTKWSAPSNPLAIMVTGVYRKPSLLAHPGPLVKSGETVVLQCWSDMRFERFLLHREGITEGPLHLVGQFHDGGSQANYSVGPMMPALAGTYRCFGSVAQSHYEWSAPSDPLDIVIIGRYGKPSLSAQPGPTVQAGENVTLSCSSQSSFDIYHLSRDGEAHGLRLPAVPRVSGTFQADFPLGPATHGGNYRCFGSFHALPYEWSHPSDPLPISVTGNSSSTWSSPTEPSSNTGNPRHLHVLIVSSGVIIPFTILLFFLLHRWCSNKKNAAVMDQEPAGNRTVNREDSDEQDPQEVTYAQLVHRVSTQGKITRPSQRPKRPPTDTSVYTELPDAEPRSLSPAHEHQSQALRGSSREXNSPVSKPDYQLQRTSSRNLKV, from the exons ATGTCGCTCATGGTCGTCAGCATGGCGTGTGTTG GGTTCTTCTTGCTGCAGAGGGCCTGGTCACATGTGG AGAGTCAGGACAAGCCCTTCCTCTCTGCCTGGCCCAGCGCTGTGGTGCCTCAAGGAGAACACGTGAGTCTTCGGTGTCACTCTCATCTTGGGTTTACCATCTTCAGTCTGTACAAGGAAGATGGGGTGCCTGCCCCTGAGCTCTACAACAGAAGATTCTGGAATAACATCCTCCTGGGCCCTGTGACCCCGGCACACGCAGGGACCTACAGATGTCGGGGTTCACACATGCACTCCCCCACTAAGTGGTCAGCTCCCAGCAATCCCCTGGCGATCATGGTCACAG GAGTCTACAGAAAACCTTCCCTCCTGGCCCACCCAGGTCCCCTGGTGAAATCAGGAGAGACGGTCGTCCTGCAATGTTGGTCAGATATGAGGTTTGAGCGTTTCCTTCTGCACAGAGAGGGGATCACTGAGGGCCCCTTGCACCTCGTTGGACAGTTCCATGATGGGGGTTCCCAGGCCAACTATTCCGTGGGTCCCATGATGCCTGCCCTTGCAGGGACCTACAGATGTTTTGGTTCCGTCGCTCAATCCCACTATGAGTGGTCGGCTCCCAGTGACCCTCTGGACATCGTGATCATAG GTCGATATGGGAAACCTTCTCTCTCAGCCCAGCCAGGCCCCACGGTGCAGGCAGGAGAGAACGTGACCTTGTCCTGCAGCTCCCAGAGCTCGTTTGACATTTACCATCTATCCAGGGACGGAGAGGCCCATGGACTTAGGCTCCCTGCAGTGCCGAGGGTCAGTGGAACATTCCAGGCCGACTTCCCTCTGGGCCCTGCGACCCACGGAGGGAACTACAGATGCTTCGGCTCTTTCCATGCACTGCCCTATGAGTGGTCACACCCGAGTGACCCACTGCCCATTTCTGTCACAG GAAACTCTTCAAGTACATGGTCTTCACCCACAGAACCAAGCTCCAACACTG GTAACCCCAGACACCTGCATGTTCTGATTGTGTCCTCAGGGGTCATCATCCCCTTCAccatcctcctcttctttctccttcatcgCTGGTGCTCCAACAAAAAGA ATGCTGCTGTAATGGACCAAGAGCCTGCGGGGAACAGAACAGTGAACAGGGAG GACTCTGATGAACAAGACCCTCAGGAGGTGACATACGCACAGTTGGTTCACCGCGTTTCCACACAGGGAAAAATCACTCGCCCTTCTCAGAGGCCCAAGAGACCCCCAACAGATACCAGCGTGTACACAGAGCTTCCAGATGCTGAGCCCAGATCATTGTCTCCTGCCCATGAGCACCAGAGTCAGGCCTTGAGGGGGTCTTCTAGGG ACAAtagccctgtctcaaaaccagATTACCAGCTCCAACGTACCAGCAGCAGGAATCTGAAGGTGTGA